From a region of the Halolamina sp. CBA1230 genome:
- a CDS encoding ribonuclease H-like domain-containing protein, producing the protein MRVENSFIPVRGVGETTERRLWADDITHWDDFHPSAVGHKTGERVESFIDKARPRLDAGDAAFFDRAFPSGERWRLYENFRESACFFDIETTGLDHDRNKVTTVSFHRDGETTTLVRGDDLTAENVRAEFDAADLLVTFNGKRFDVPFLESSFGLDVGTPHLDLMYTCKKLGLSGGLKPIEGEIGIERDRPDISGRDAVRLWKEHERGEDGSLETLISYNREDAVNLRALADEATERLDRRKFVDG; encoded by the coding sequence ATGCGCGTCGAGAACTCCTTCATCCCCGTCCGCGGCGTCGGCGAGACCACCGAGCGCCGGCTCTGGGCGGACGACATCACCCACTGGGACGACTTCCACCCGAGCGCGGTCGGCCACAAGACGGGCGAGCGCGTCGAGTCGTTCATCGACAAGGCCCGCCCCCGTCTCGACGCCGGCGACGCCGCCTTCTTCGATCGGGCGTTCCCGAGCGGCGAGCGCTGGCGCCTGTACGAGAACTTCCGGGAGTCGGCCTGCTTCTTCGACATCGAGACCACGGGGCTCGACCACGACCGGAACAAAGTCACGACCGTGTCGTTCCACCGCGACGGCGAGACGACCACGCTCGTCCGTGGCGACGACCTGACCGCCGAGAACGTCCGTGCGGAGTTCGACGCCGCCGACCTGCTGGTGACGTTCAACGGCAAGCGCTTCGACGTGCCGTTCCTCGAGAGCTCCTTCGGTCTCGACGTGGGGACGCCCCATCTCGACCTGATGTACACCTGCAAGAAGCTCGGGCTCTCGGGTGGCCTGAAGCCGATCGAGGGGGAGATCGGCATCGAGCGCGACCGGCCCGACATCTCCGGCCGGGACGCGGTGCGGCTCTGGAAGGAGCACGAGCGCGGCGAGGACGGCTCGCTGGAGACGCTGATCTCCTACAACCGCGAGGACGCGGTGAACCTCCGGGCGCTGGCCGACGAGGCGACCGAACGGCTGGACCGCCGGAAGTTCGTAGACGGTTGA
- a CDS encoding DUF5800 family protein, translated as MTALSFDEEGVDVVYEGTEFRLEKALIEEATEKSYPDVTDHEVLKIVEESPTISGEPRRIGDIVQSI; from the coding sequence ATGACTGCGCTTTCGTTCGACGAGGAGGGTGTCGACGTCGTCTACGAGGGGACGGAGTTCCGGCTGGAGAAGGCACTGATCGAGGAGGCGACCGAGAAGTCCTACCCGGACGTGACCGACCACGAGGTGCTCAAGATCGTCGAGGAGAGCCCGACCATCTCGGGGGAGCCACGCCGGATCGGCGACATCGTTCAGTCGATCTAG
- a CDS encoding polymer-forming cytoskeletal protein, whose protein sequence is MSLRQDPLDELTIPSGTVVEEHDLVTDGDVLVGGQSTVEFGVRGRSVAAGERSSFGGHIEAENDCRLDMWSDVDGDVLVGEDAYLGERARVGGQLMVSGDLDIGDDVEIEEGFEANGWITIRNPMPTLVFYFIVLSQLLQLGEDEAADDLAYALADGGEAEQEPLVIPRGSSVSDDAWRVSTPATVGSDCRLHGNIRATEVTIDERSELFGSVRARGDVHLHSGSVIHGDVSTRDGRVTIDAGANVRGDVSCGDLRVHERANVEGTMRADGEIQLVQSDDGPESGENPQEQTPDF, encoded by the coding sequence ATGTCGCTCCGGCAGGACCCGCTCGACGAGCTGACCATCCCCAGCGGCACCGTGGTCGAGGAGCACGACCTCGTCACCGACGGTGACGTGCTGGTCGGTGGGCAGTCGACCGTCGAGTTCGGGGTCCGCGGCCGGTCGGTCGCGGCCGGCGAACGGAGCAGTTTCGGCGGCCACATCGAGGCCGAGAACGACTGTCGGCTGGACATGTGGTCCGACGTGGACGGCGACGTGCTCGTCGGCGAGGATGCCTACCTCGGCGAGCGTGCTCGGGTCGGCGGGCAGCTGATGGTCTCGGGCGACCTGGACATCGGTGACGACGTGGAGATCGAGGAGGGGTTCGAGGCCAACGGCTGGATCACGATCCGGAACCCGATGCCGACGCTGGTGTTCTACTTCATCGTGCTCTCCCAGCTCCTCCAGCTCGGCGAGGATGAGGCGGCCGACGACCTGGCGTACGCGCTGGCCGACGGCGGCGAGGCCGAGCAGGAGCCGCTGGTGATCCCCCGCGGCTCGTCGGTTTCGGACGACGCGTGGCGGGTCTCCACCCCCGCGACCGTGGGGAGCGACTGCCGGCTCCACGGGAACATCCGCGCGACGGAGGTGACGATCGACGAGCGCTCGGAGCTGTTCGGCAGCGTCCGCGCCCGCGGCGACGTCCACCTCCACTCCGGCAGCGTGATCCACGGCGACGTGAGCACCCGCGACGGCCGCGTGACCATCGACGCCGGCGCGAACGTCCGCGGCGACGTCTCCTGTGGCGATCTCCGGGTCCACGAACGCGCGAACGTCGAGGGGACGATGCGCGCCGACGGCGAGATCCAACTGGTGCAGTCCGACGACGGGCCGGAGTCCGGGGAGAACCCACAGGAGCAGACGCCGGATTTCTGA
- a CDS encoding redox-regulated ATPase YchF — MLSVALAGKPNAGKSTFFKAATMADVDVGNYPFTTIDPNRGVSHVRTECPCLDREQRCDSDNCRDGKRYVPVELLDVAGLVPGAHEGRGLGNQFLDALTDADVILNVVDAAGATDEEGEPVEVGTYDPTEEATFIEEEMDRWLAGIVDRNWESVERKSRSPDFDIDEALHDLLTGFGADEYDVTATLRGMAYPDNPREWTDEHRDTLARDLRARTKPIVLVANKVDIAPEENIEALREIDKPVVPCTADGELALRNGADAGILEYDPGDEDFSIVGDVSEKQEQGLEKIRETMTDHGGTGVQQSLNEAVYGLLDRITAYPVQNESKWTDGTGTVLPDAFLLPDGSTPKDLAYAVHSDIGDGYVHAVDARADRRIGEDHELEEGDVIKIVSTAS; from the coding sequence ATGCTCTCGGTCGCGCTCGCCGGCAAACCCAACGCCGGCAAATCCACGTTCTTCAAAGCCGCCACGATGGCCGACGTCGACGTCGGGAACTACCCGTTCACCACCATCGACCCCAACCGCGGCGTCAGCCACGTCCGCACCGAGTGCCCCTGCCTCGACCGCGAACAGCGCTGTGACAGCGACAACTGCCGCGACGGGAAGCGCTACGTCCCGGTCGAACTGCTCGACGTGGCCGGCCTCGTTCCGGGCGCCCACGAGGGGCGCGGCCTCGGCAACCAGTTCCTCGACGCGCTGACCGACGCCGACGTGATCCTCAACGTCGTCGACGCCGCGGGCGCGACCGACGAGGAGGGCGAACCCGTCGAGGTCGGGACGTACGACCCCACCGAGGAGGCCACGTTCATCGAGGAGGAGATGGACCGCTGGCTGGCGGGGATCGTCGACCGCAACTGGGAGTCAGTCGAGCGCAAGTCCCGCTCGCCCGACTTCGACATCGACGAGGCGCTCCACGACCTGCTGACGGGCTTCGGCGCCGACGAGTACGACGTGACCGCCACGCTCCGCGGGATGGCGTACCCCGACAACCCCCGGGAGTGGACCGACGAGCACCGCGATACCCTCGCCCGGGACCTGCGCGCTCGAACGAAGCCGATCGTTCTCGTCGCCAACAAGGTCGACATCGCGCCCGAGGAGAACATCGAGGCGCTGCGGGAGATCGACAAGCCCGTGGTGCCCTGCACCGCCGACGGTGAACTCGCGCTCAGAAACGGCGCCGACGCGGGGATCCTCGAGTACGACCCCGGCGACGAGGACTTCTCGATCGTCGGCGACGTGAGCGAGAAACAGGAGCAGGGCCTCGAGAAGATCCGGGAGACGATGACCGATCACGGCGGCACCGGCGTCCAGCAGTCGCTGAACGAAGCCGTCTACGGCCTTCTCGACCGGATCACCGCCTACCCCGTCCAGAACGAGTCGAAGTGGACCGACGGCACCGGGACCGTGCTCCCCGACGCGTTCCTGCTCCCCGACGGATCGACGCCGAAGGATCTCGCCTACGCCGTTCACTCCGACATCGGCGACGGCTACGTCCACGCGGTCGACGCCCGCGCTGACCGGCGGATCGGCGAGGATCACGAACTCGAGGAGGGTGACGTGATCAAGATCGTCTCGACCGCCTCCTGA